The following coding sequences are from one Rutidosis leptorrhynchoides isolate AG116_Rl617_1_P2 chromosome 11, CSIRO_AGI_Rlap_v1, whole genome shotgun sequence window:
- the LOC139876483 gene encoding photosystem II reaction center W protein, chloroplastic-like — translation MASISASISTASPSFYLVQKPSISTRGSPIIGLPSMSKMGKVRCSMESKPIVTSEDGAPKLRMGAPSLMAAAVAATMSSPAAMALVDERMSTEGTGLPFGLSNNLLGWILFGVFGLIWTLYFVYTGSLEEDEESGLSL, via the exons ATGGCATCTATTTCTGCTTCCATTTCTACCGCCTCACCTTCATTTTATTTGGTGCAAAAGCCATCTATTTCTACCCGCGGTTCTCCAATTATCG GATTACCATCAATGAGCAAGATGGGAAAAGTGAGGTGCTCAATGGAAAGTAAGCCCATCGTCACATCAGAAGACGGTGCACCAAAGTTGAGGATGGGTGCACCGTCGTTGATGGCTGCAGCTGTAGCCGCAACCATGTCAAGCCCAGCAGCCATGGCTCTAGTGGACGAAAGAATGAGCACAGAAGGAACCGGACTACCATTTGGTCTAAGCAACAACCTTCTTGGGTGGATCCTTTTCGGCGTCTTTGGGTTGATTTGGACACTTTACTTTGTCTACACCGGTAGCCTTGAAGAGGATGAGGAGTCCGGTCTATCGCTTTAA